From the genome of Acidobacteriota bacterium, one region includes:
- a CDS encoding response regulator transcription factor: protein MPPPRRLRVLLADDHASVRQGIRALFQSVPGVDVVHDVAGGDAALEAVRALAPDIVVIDLAMRPTDHLTVIRRIQEARRQTKVIVLTRHQEPAYAREAFAAGASGYVLKQSPFEELRRAVEMVARGGQHIDAGLQHVETGLAEALTSVVSTRELEVLRRASLGHPNKEIGKAFGIAVKTVEVHKSNAMKKLELRDRSELIRYASRHGWLRDA, encoded by the coding sequence ATGCCACCCCCACGCCGACTGAGGGTCCTGCTCGCGGACGACCACGCGAGCGTTCGACAAGGGATACGAGCACTGTTCCAGTCGGTGCCCGGCGTTGACGTCGTGCATGACGTCGCCGGCGGTGACGCCGCCCTCGAAGCAGTCCGCGCGCTGGCACCCGACATCGTGGTGATCGACCTGGCGATGCGGCCCACGGACCACTTGACGGTCATCCGGCGGATCCAGGAGGCCAGGCGGCAGACAAAGGTCATCGTCCTGACGCGCCACCAGGAGCCCGCGTACGCCCGCGAGGCCTTCGCCGCGGGCGCCTCAGGCTACGTGCTCAAGCAGAGTCCGTTCGAAGAGCTGAGGCGCGCGGTCGAGATGGTGGCACGCGGCGGACAGCATATCGATGCCGGGCTTCAACACGTGGAGACAGGGTTGGCGGAGGCTCTGACCTCCGTGGTCAGCACGCGCGAGCTCGAAGTGCTGCGACGGGCCTCGTTGGGACACCCGAACAAGGAGATTGGCAAGGCCTTCGGGATTGCGGTCAAGACCGTCGAAGTGCACAAGTCCAATGCGATGAAGAAGCTCGAGCTACGTGACCGCAGCGAGCTGATCCGGTACGCTTCGCGGCACGGCTGGCTGCGCGACGCCTAG
- a CDS encoding ferritin-like domain-containing protein, with translation MSYDKKEAIGELIANPVNRRDFAKRTMAAGLWAAAGASVIGSGATVQAQGITDVDILNFALNLEYLEAEFYTVATTGRRIQDLDIGVTGTGTLGGTVGGSVVSMDNRVMQVARDIANEEQMHVKLLRTALGSAAVAKPAINLAALGIGFANATEFLTLARAFEDVGVTAYLGAAPLISSRAILAAAAGIALTEGQHAGVLRYLVYDRGIAQPQLDSADVPPLGSPNGRLFNVTNEGLSPARTPSQVLAVVYANKTAGATSGGFFPGGFNGTIRTV, from the coding sequence ATGAGCTACGACAAGAAAGAGGCGATTGGTGAACTGATCGCCAATCCGGTAAACCGCCGCGACTTCGCCAAGCGGACGATGGCAGCGGGCCTGTGGGCCGCGGCCGGTGCCAGTGTGATCGGTTCCGGCGCCACGGTGCAGGCGCAGGGGATTACCGACGTTGACATCCTGAACTTCGCGTTGAATCTCGAGTACCTGGAGGCGGAGTTCTACACGGTCGCCACCACCGGGCGTCGGATCCAGGACCTCGACATCGGTGTGACCGGCACGGGCACGCTCGGCGGCACCGTCGGTGGCAGTGTCGTGTCCATGGACAACCGCGTGATGCAGGTGGCCCGCGACATCGCCAACGAAGAGCAGATGCATGTGAAACTGCTGCGCACCGCCCTTGGATCAGCCGCGGTCGCCAAGCCGGCCATTAACCTGGCCGCGCTCGGCATTGGCTTCGCCAACGCCACCGAGTTCCTGACGCTGGCGCGGGCGTTTGAAGACGTCGGCGTGACCGCGTACCTCGGCGCGGCGCCGCTCATCTCGAGCCGGGCGATTCTGGCGGCGGCGGCCGGCATTGCGTTGACCGAAGGGCAGCACGCCGGCGTGCTCCGCTACCTCGTCTACGACCGGGGCATTGCCCAGCCTCAGCTCGATAGCGCCGACGTCCCGCCACTCGGTTCGCCCAATGGCCGGCTCTTCAACGTGACGAATGAGGGACTGAGCCCAGCTCGTACGCCCAGCCAGGTGCTGGCCGTTGTGTACGCCAATAAGACCGCGGGCGCCACGAGCGGTGGCTTTTTCCCGGGCGGCTTCAACGGCACCATTCGGACGGTTTAG